From Gammaproteobacteria bacterium, the proteins below share one genomic window:
- a CDS encoding enoyl-CoA hydratase/isomerase family protein yields the protein MTDQTLVHYDVQDGVCILTLDDPPANTYTYQMMQQLDACILRARMDEDAHVIVLTGKGDKFFSAGASIGMLNEVTPTFKYFFCLHANETLNRLEHTPKLTIGALNGHTVGGGLEIAMACDLRVARAGGSRIGLPEINLGVLPGTGGTQRLARLVGKSRSIEMMTTGQLFGFAEALDHGIINRVIEAESGDDFMDKVLEFAGQFTPPAKASKAVGLIKRSVQTGAEIPFETGLAVERELQQQLFQSDDATEGIAAYVEKRRAAFQGK from the coding sequence ATGACCGACCAGACCCTGGTCCACTACGACGTCCAGGACGGCGTCTGCATCCTGACCCTCGACGATCCCCCGGCGAACACCTACACCTACCAGATGATGCAGCAGCTGGACGCCTGCATCCTTCGCGCGCGCATGGACGAGGACGCGCACGTCATCGTGCTCACCGGCAAGGGCGACAAGTTCTTCAGCGCCGGCGCGAGCATCGGGATGCTGAACGAGGTCACGCCGACCTTCAAATACTTCTTCTGCCTGCACGCGAATGAGACCCTGAACCGACTCGAGCACACCCCGAAGCTCACCATCGGCGCGCTCAACGGGCACACCGTGGGCGGCGGGCTCGAGATCGCGATGGCCTGCGACCTGCGGGTGGCCCGCGCGGGCGGTTCCCGCATCGGGCTTCCCGAGATCAACCTGGGCGTGTTGCCCGGCACCGGCGGCACCCAGCGGCTCGCGAGGCTGGTCGGCAAATCACGCTCCATCGAGATGATGACCACGGGCCAGCTCTTCGGCTTCGCCGAGGCCCTCGACCACGGCATCATCAATCGCGTAATCGAGGCCGAGTCGGGTGACGACTTCATGGACAAGGTCCTGGAGTTCGCAGGCCAGTTCACCCCGCCGGCCAAGGCCTCCAAGGCCGTGGGCCTCATCAAGAGATCCGTCCAGACGGGCGCCGAAATCCCCTTCGAGACCGGCCTGGCCGTCGAGCGCGAGCTCCAGCAGCAGCTCTTCCAGAGCGACGACGCCACGGAGGGAATCGCCGCCTACGTCGAGAAGCGCCGCGCCGCCTTCCAGGGCAAATAG